The following proteins come from a genomic window of Megalobrama amblycephala isolate DHTTF-2021 linkage group LG1, ASM1881202v1, whole genome shotgun sequence:
- the LOC125264638 gene encoding uncharacterized protein LOC125264638 produces MSVSVPLEEPSVYVNEVLKKEDGSRRYNKKHHCLFCSQVVQKMSRHLSRKHSDVVEVAKALSLPKNSKERRLQLDYIRNKGNFEHNVEVLESRKGQLIPWKQPKKKTEGQEFTHCVYCYGLFRKKVMWRHFKVCNFKPQGKNSKRGKSRVQALCAFAEPAPAGFSDAYWKFLSEMNQDEVAVAVKEDRCILEYGLRLFSKNEHVTSQHQYIRQKLRELARLVLEAKKVTHVKSIKELIKPEKYSQVVRATRCLAGFSDTTGKYKRPSLARKVGHGLHALAMFIKSEGLMRKDQQTAKDAEEFALLYQESWKFDIASQALTQLNQTKWNSPQVLPFTQDVQKLHCYLSDKQQELLDALQKEPSPLNWKDLAKVTLANVILFNRRRSGEVSRMPLSVYLSKDTSETHEDVNLALTALEQKLCKHFVRVAIVGKRGRKVPVLLTPVMRESLDALTEKREECGVLKENGFLFALPHSVHYLRGSDCIRQFVNECDDIKHPEALTSTKLRKHIATLSTVLNLKTTELDQLADFLGHNIAVHRKHYRLPEGTLQLAKISKVLLALEKGRLGEYKGKNLDEIQLDVTEAVDVDMDECSQEEDEFIPEAVDSVKSIEEPTSTVYLQPKAKTAKKRGKQTAARRCWSADECAAVEKHLKKFITRNQVPGKMDCEHCIEAEPEVLGTRDWKAVKYFIKNRITALRRKVE; encoded by the exons ATGAGTGTTTCAGTTCCTCTTGAAGAGCCCTCTGTCTATGTTAatgaagttttaaaaaaagaagatggGTCTAGAAGATACAACAAGAAGCATCACTGCTTGTTTTGTAGCCAAGTTGTTCAGAAAATGTCCAGACACTTGTCACGTAAACACAGCGACGTAGTTGAAGTTGCTAAAGCATTAAGTTTGCCAAAGAACTCGAAAGAAAGGAGACTACAGTTAGATTATATCCGAAACAAAGGAAACTTTGAGCACAACGTTGAAGTTTTGGAGAGCCGCAAAGGCCAACTCATCCCATGGAAGCAaccaaagaaaaaaactgaaGGACAAGAATTTACGCACTGTGTTTACTGCTACGGACTGTTCCGAAAAAAAGTGATGTGGAGACATTTTAAGGTTTGCAATTTTAAGCCTCAGGGCAAAAACTCTAAACGAGGAAAATCCAGAGTTCAAGCGTTGTGTGCTTTTGCAGAACCTGCTCCAGCTGGTTTTAGTGACGCATACTGGAAGTTCCTGAGCGAAATGAACCAGGACGAAGTTGCAGTTGCAGTTAAGGAAGACCGCTGCAttcttgagtatggtctcagATTATTCAGTAAGAATGAGCACGTAACTAGCCAACATCAATATATCAGACAGAAACTCAGAGAGCTTGCCAGGCTGGTACTTGAAGCAAAAAAGGTGACGCATGTGAAGTCAATAAAAGAACTCATAAAACCTGAAAAGTACAGTCAGGTTGTCAGAGCTACAAGATGCCTTGCTGGTTTTAGTGACACAACTGGCAAATATAAACGTCCATCTCTTGCTCGCAAAGTTGGGCATGGCTTGCATGCTTTAGCTATGTTTATCAAGTCTGAAGGACTGATGAGGAAAGATCAACAGACTGCCAAAGATGCTGAGGAATTTGCACTGTTATATCAAGAAAGTTGGAAATTTGACATTGCGAGTCAAGCACTTACTCAGCTTAATCAGACCAAGTGGAATTCTCCTCAGGTTCTGCCGTTCACACAGGACGTCCAAAAACTTCATTGCTATTTGTCTGACAAACAGCAAGAACTACTTGATGCTCTTCAAAAAGAGCCTTCTCCATTAAACTGGAAAGACCTAGCTAAAGTGACCCTGGCAAATGTTATCCTCTTCAACCGCCGTAGATCAGGAGAGGTATCCCGAATGCCCTTGTCTGTGTACTTGTCAAAGGATACATCAGAAACTCATGAAGATGTTAACCTAGCCCTTACAGCACTCGAGCAGAAGCTTTGCAAACATTTTGTCCGGGTTGCCATAGTAGGAAAGAGAGGAAGGAAAGTCCCTGTTCTCCTTACTCCAGTAATGAGGGAATCACTTGATGCTTTGACCGAGAAGCGAGAAGAATGTGGAGTTCTGAAAGAAAATGGCTTCTTGTTTGCATTGCCACACTCTGTCCATTACTTGAGGGGTTCTGATTGCATTAGGCAGTTTGTGAACGAATGTGATGACATCAAACATCCCGAAGCGCTAACTTCAACAAAACTAAGGAAACACATTGCTACTCTGTCAACCGTTCTAAATCTGAAAACAACAGAACTCGACCAGTTAGCAGATTTCCTTGGCCACAACATTGCAGTCCACAGAAAGCACTACCGTCTTCCAGAAGGCACCCTCCAGCTGGCTAAAATTAGCAAAGTACTTTTAGCTCTGGAAAAGGGACGGCTAGGAGAGTACAAGGGGAAGAATCTGGATGAAATTCAGCTTGATGTGACTG AGGCTGTTGACGTGGACATGGATGAGTGCTCTCAAGAAGAAG ATGAATTTATTCCGGAAGCTGTAGACAGCGTGAAGTCCATTGAGGAACCAACTTCAACAGTATATTTGCAACCAAAAGCAAAGACGGCCAAAAAGAGAG GCAAACAAACTGCAGCCAGAAGATGCTGGTCCGCCGATGAATGtgctgcagtggaaaagcacctCAAGAAGTTCATTACGAGGAACCAAGTCCCTGGAAAAATGGACTGTGAGCATTGCATTGAGGCAGAACCAGAAGTTTTAGGAACCCGAGACTGGAAGGCAGTCAAGTATTTCATAAAAAACCGCATTACTGCTTTACGAAGAAAAGTAGAGTAA
- the LOC125249194 gene encoding uncharacterized protein LOC125249194 — protein MEYDDCVAICNVINQGTPLDVELLTAGDQCCKVSQIRALGCGARVEGTDTQGGTCTLPGYTKSQLKDFQLKDLILCSFREFWDQKRKPTSQERHSLPKPVLSLLKQWKYIRESDGLLYRVVDDLHLGKHARTPYRPQGNAQCERFNRTLHELLRTLPPEKKRRWPEHLPELIYAYNVTPHATTGYSPYFLLFGVEPRLPVDALLGQEQAVDRKQDWLVIHQNRLREAHEKTREYAERKAAERLAPLNDKVYCPTVGVGQTVYLRHRPAGRNKIQDAWAPTVYRVIQVQGTTYTVEPVEGGPSKRVHRVDLRPCVNPVVEPVVTGSSLSSSPSTDLVEPVEVGNTDTEFVVLEEVTLPHLEETRNVHVGVSGSADEALDVGPVSVLDNVEPPVESEPSVEHEPDPVPSVTKPDPRRPVPAPRRTSRPNAGMHSNPFKEPRSACNSVSLSPEVFSQVLTSLGSVFFREAVKEVKNMY, from the exons ATGGAATATGATGATTGTGTTGCCATTTGTAATGTGATCAACCAGGGTACACCCTTAGATGTGGAATTGCTGACAGCGGGTGATCAGTGCTGTAAAGTGAGCCAGATCCGTGCTTTGGGGTGTGGAGCCAGGGTGGAAGGGACTGACACTCAGGGAGGTACATGTACTCTTCCAGGCTATACCAAATCTCAGTTAAAGGATTTCCAGCTGAAGGATTTGATTCTCTGCTCTTTTAGAGAGTTTTGGGATCAGAAGCGAAAGCCCACCAGTCAGGAACGACACAGCCTACCTAAACCTGTATTGTCACTGTTAAAGCAGTGGAAATATATTAGAGAATCCGATGGATTGCTCTATCGTGTGGTGGATGATCTTCATCTTG GAAAACACGCACGAACTCCCTACCGTCCGCAAGGTAATGCTCAGTGTGAGCGATTTAACAGGACGCTCCACGAGTTGTTAAGAACACTACCTCCTGAGAAGAAAAGGCGATGGCCAGAACACCTTCCTGAGTTAATCTATGCATACAATGTAACACCACATGCAACAACAGGATACTCACCTTATTTCTTGCTGTTCGGCGTAGAACCACGTCTTCCTGTCGATGCTCTTCTAGGCCAGGAACAAGCTGTGGATAGAAAACAGGATTGGTTAGTAATTCACCAGAATCGCCTCAGAGAAGCTCATGAAAAAACGAGAGAATATGCAGAGCGCAAGGCTGCTGAGAGACTTGCTCCATTAAATGACAAAGTCTACTGTCCTACTGTTGGTGTTGGTCAGACGGTGTATTTACGTCACCGACCTGCTGGTAGAAACAAGATACAGGATGCTTGGGCTCCTACTGTGTATCGGGTCATACAGGTACAGGGCACCACGTATACGGTTGAACCTGTGGAGGGTGGTCCCAGTAAGAGAGTCCACAGAGTTGACTTACGCCCTTGTGTGAATCCTGTTGTGGAACCAGTGGTAACAGGGAGTAGTttatcatcatcaccatctACAGATCTGGTTGAGCCTGTGGAAGTTGGAAATACTGACACAGAGTTTGTGGTGTTGGAAGAGGTTACATTACCTCATCTTGAAGAGACAAGGAATGTTCATGTTGGAGTCTCTGGTTCAGCTGACGAAGCTTTAGATGTTGGACCTGTTTCCGTACTGGATAATGTGGAACCGCCAGTGGAATCAGAACCATCAGTGGAACATGAACCTGACCCTGTTCCTTCAGTAACCAAACCTGACCCAAGGAGGCCTGTTCCCGCACCCAGAAGGACCAGTCGGCCCAATGCTGGTATGCATTCAAACCCATTTAAGGAGCcaagatcggcctgtaattctGTCTCTCTCAGTCCTGAAGTTTTCTCCCAGGTTTTGACAAGTCTTGGTAGTGTATTCTTCAGAGAGGCTGTGAAAGAAGTTAAGAATATGTATTGA